In a single window of the Elaeis guineensis isolate ETL-2024a chromosome 4, EG11, whole genome shotgun sequence genome:
- the LOC140857430 gene encoding serine/threonine-protein kinase VIK-like — translation MRGGGGEETSGGSSGTSSTEKQREKARVSRTSLILWHTHQNDVSAVRKLLEEDPGLVNARDYDNRTPLHVASIHGWIDVSNCLLEYGADVNAQDRWKNTPLADAEGAKKFNMIELLKSYGGLSFVSSLVISDGIEDQLPLHHCLSVLTICLTVINLDNVKKGPCGFF, via the exons ATGAGAGGCGGCGGAGGAGAGGAGACGAGCGGTGGGTCGTCGGGGACGTCGTCGACGGAGAAGCAGAGGGAGAAGGCGAGGGTGAGCCGAACGTCGCTGATCCTGTGGCACACTCACCAGAACGACGTGTCGGCTGTGCGGAAGCTCCTGGAGGAGGACCCGGGACTCGTCAACGCCCGCGACTACGACAACCGCACCCCGctccacgtcgcctccatccacgGCTGGATCGACGTCTCCAATTGCCTCCTCGAGTACGGGGCCGACGTCAATGCCCAGGACCGATGGAAGAACACG CCACTGGCTGATGCTGAAGGAGCTAAGAAGTTCAACATGATTGAGCTGTTAAAATCATATGGTGGCTTGTCTTTTGTAAGTTCACTTGTCATTTCCGATGGGATCGAAGACCAATTGCCATTACATCATTGCCTCTCTGTACTAACTATATGCCTTACAGTAATTAATCTTGATAATGTTAAAAAGGGTCCCTGTGGTTTCTTCTGA